The following proteins are co-located in the Planococcus plakortidis genome:
- a CDS encoding class F sortase — MSLRSEEAGFAVKAEPAMSEQPTKAEKAKGAEKEKPAAKSERAANPINELNQPGISPEKLSIPSIGVEAEILHLGVTDTGEMAVPDNGEELSWFSPGYRPGQRGRSVIAGHVDDLDGPAVFWDLTELEPGAEILVSGEDRELRFKVHTMESVPLDLADIESVFGYHSSPQLVLITCSGTYDYDRGTREERLIVYASLMQE, encoded by the coding sequence GTGAGCTTGCGCAGTGAGGAAGCCGGCTTTGCGGTTAAGGCAGAACCGGCCATGTCAGAACAACCGACAAAAGCAGAGAAGGCAAAAGGCGCCGAGAAAGAGAAACCGGCGGCAAAGTCGGAGCGAGCGGCCAACCCGATCAATGAGTTGAACCAGCCCGGCATCTCGCCAGAAAAGCTATCGATTCCATCCATTGGGGTGGAAGCGGAGATTCTGCATCTTGGCGTGACCGACACGGGGGAAATGGCGGTGCCGGATAACGGCGAGGAACTGAGCTGGTTTTCGCCGGGTTACCGGCCCGGCCAAAGAGGCCGCTCGGTCATAGCGGGACATGTCGATGATCTGGACGGGCCGGCTGTGTTTTGGGACTTGACGGAGCTCGAGCCGGGAGCTGAAATTCTTGTCTCAGGCGAGGATCGCGAACTGCGGTTCAAGGTCCATACGATGGAGTCGGTGCCGCTCGATTTGGCGGATATCGAGTCGGTCTTCGGTTATCATTCATCGCCCCAACTGGTACTGATTACCTGCTCGGGGACTTACGATTATGACCGGGGCACGAGGGAAGAACGCTTGATCGTTTATGCCTCGCTTATGCAAGAATAA
- a CDS encoding LysR family transcriptional regulator, producing MDIRQLSYFIEVAKHQSFTKAAQALHVTQPTLSKMVKNLEQEMDVSLFDRSSRKVRLTDAGEVVYIQAQKIVNSLEDLSSSLYDVMNLNKGKIKIGLPPVISTLFFPTIIAEFQSRYPDVTVILVEDGAKKVEEKVADGDVDLGFVMLPVDAERFDVVPFVDQEIKLLVHEDHPLADRETRDLIDFKNDPFLLLSKEFTLNGRTVEFCRSEGFEPKIAYESSQWDFIVGMVEKNLGVTLMPKLICDRVQDGPFKTVSLTQTFPWRLGIIMAKNRYVPYVSREFITLVNQLPKV from the coding sequence TTGGACATCCGACAACTCAGCTATTTTATTGAAGTAGCCAAGCACCAAAGCTTCACAAAAGCCGCACAAGCCTTACATGTCACCCAGCCGACACTCAGCAAGATGGTCAAGAACCTGGAACAGGAAATGGACGTCTCTCTATTCGACCGCTCCTCGCGGAAAGTACGGTTGACCGATGCAGGGGAAGTCGTCTATATCCAGGCGCAAAAAATCGTCAACAGCCTCGAAGACCTCTCCTCTTCGCTGTATGATGTCATGAATTTAAATAAAGGCAAGATCAAAATCGGCCTGCCGCCGGTCATCAGCACCTTGTTTTTCCCGACGATCATCGCGGAATTCCAATCCCGCTATCCCGATGTGACCGTCATCCTGGTCGAAGATGGCGCCAAGAAAGTGGAGGAAAAAGTGGCCGACGGCGATGTAGATCTGGGATTTGTCATGTTGCCTGTCGATGCCGAACGTTTCGATGTGGTTCCGTTCGTCGACCAAGAGATCAAGCTCCTCGTCCATGAAGACCATCCGCTCGCCGATCGGGAGACAAGGGACCTGATCGATTTCAAAAACGACCCGTTTCTTTTGCTCAGCAAGGAATTCACGCTCAATGGGCGGACCGTCGAATTCTGCCGCAGTGAAGGGTTCGAGCCGAAAATCGCCTATGAAAGCTCCCAATGGGATTTCATCGTCGGCATGGTCGAGAAAAACCTGGGCGTCACGTTGATGCCAAAGCTCATCTGTGACCGCGTCCAGGACGGCCCGTTCAAAACCGTCTCCTTGACACAGACCTTTCCGTGGCGGCTCGGCATCATCATGGCTAAAAACCGTTACGTGCCTTATGTCTCCCGCGAATTCATCACACTCGTCAACCAGCTGCCAAAAGTTTGA
- a CDS encoding ion transporter — protein sequence MKESLKRIVESARFNTFITVLILINALLVGLETYPEIAENYGSWLLALDIIILAFFALEILAKLFVYRAKFFGNAWNNFDFIIVVGSLILYNSPFISVLRIFRVLRVLRTVSTIPSLRRVVTALFMAIPTITSVILLMSIIFYVYAVIGTFFYADIEPEYFGDLGLSLISLFQIFTLESWASGIFRPVFAAEPWSWLYFISFIVISTFLMINLIVGEIVNNAQKISDEIDKEAAELEGIKEDTSEIEDLRKEVGELKSMIQTLVDRK from the coding sequence ATGAAGGAATCACTGAAGCGGATCGTGGAGAGTGCGCGGTTCAATACATTTATCACTGTTCTGATTTTAATCAATGCACTGTTGGTCGGCTTGGAGACCTATCCGGAGATTGCGGAGAACTACGGTTCATGGCTGTTGGCTTTGGACATCATCATTCTGGCCTTTTTCGCTTTGGAGATCCTCGCCAAGCTGTTCGTTTACCGGGCAAAATTCTTCGGCAACGCATGGAATAATTTCGATTTCATCATCGTCGTCGGGAGCCTTATCCTCTATAACTCTCCATTCATCAGCGTGTTGCGGATTTTCCGTGTGCTGCGGGTATTGCGGACCGTATCGACCATTCCGTCGCTGCGCCGCGTCGTAACGGCTTTATTCATGGCCATTCCGACCATCACGAGCGTCATCTTGCTCATGTCGATCATCTTTTACGTCTACGCGGTCATCGGCACCTTTTTTTATGCAGATATTGAACCGGAGTATTTTGGCGACCTTGGGCTTTCGCTCATCTCGCTGTTCCAGATTTTCACTTTGGAGTCTTGGGCGAGCGGGATTTTTCGCCCGGTCTTTGCGGCGGAGCCATGGTCTTGGCTGTATTTCATCTCCTTTATCGTCATCTCGACTTTTCTGATGATCAACTTGATCGTCGGGGAAATCGTCAATAACGCGCAGAAGATTTCGGATGAAATCGATAAGGAAGCGGCTGAACTCGAAGGAATCAAAGAAGACACTTCGGAAATTGAAGATTTGAGGAAAGAAGTCGGTGAACTGAAAAGCATGATCCAGACACTCGTCGACCGGAAATAA
- a CDS encoding alpha/beta fold hydrolase translates to MPIFTRNDISLYYEDIGSGRPLLLFHGLTSSSAMFYREIGFFRTKRRIIALDSRGHGHSAKPDSYTLDDHIEDAAALLDHLGLESVDVIGISMGSYIAQGLAARRPDRVRKLLLVATKSYGEQSSMAELFERRAEEFNGLSIQDKLDKAQAYMFHRLTAVKKWQAKTAQNSPQLSLEQQGIASNALERFDLRPELAKISAETLAISGRYDELNPPDRGRETAQSIPHASFMEFKRSGHARTWNSPACSSASPKTFSMIELHYNR, encoded by the coding sequence ATGCCTATATTCACCAGAAACGACATCAGCCTGTATTATGAAGACATCGGAAGCGGCCGGCCACTGCTGCTGTTCCATGGACTGACCAGCAGCTCCGCCATGTTCTACCGCGAGATTGGCTTTTTCCGCACAAAGCGCCGCATTATCGCCCTGGACTCCAGGGGCCATGGCCATTCGGCAAAACCCGATTCCTATACGCTTGATGACCATATTGAAGATGCCGCTGCCCTATTGGACCATTTGGGGCTGGAATCAGTTGATGTGATTGGTATATCCATGGGGAGTTATATCGCGCAAGGGCTAGCCGCAAGACGCCCTGACCGCGTTCGCAAATTACTTTTGGTCGCTACCAAATCATACGGCGAGCAATCGTCCATGGCCGAATTGTTCGAACGCCGTGCAGAAGAATTCAACGGCTTATCCATCCAAGACAAATTGGATAAAGCGCAAGCTTATATGTTCCATCGCTTGACAGCCGTCAAGAAATGGCAGGCAAAAACGGCGCAAAACAGCCCCCAATTGAGCTTGGAACAGCAAGGCATCGCGTCAAATGCCCTGGAGCGCTTCGACTTGCGCCCGGAGCTCGCCAAGATCTCTGCAGAAACCTTGGCCATCAGCGGCCGTTACGATGAATTGAACCCGCCTGATAGAGGCCGGGAGACCGCTCAGTCCATCCCGCACGCCAGCTTCATGGAATTCAAGCGTTCTGGCCATGCCCGAACGTGGAACAGCCCCGCCTGTTCCTCGGCATCGCCGAAAACTTTCTCGATGATTGAGCTTCATTATAATAGATAA
- a CDS encoding TVP38/TMEM64 family protein, whose product MDLAEFEQAIENFIGHAGFWAPLLFVLLHLIRPLLFLPVIAVCIAGGYLFGFFQGALLSFIGLTLMSYVSYMLINEFPRFRAKLAALKDKWFPDRNLSVSQVMILRVMPFVHFHLLSFYLMEMTNTRREYMYYSALGLIAPAILYTAFGKAISEFPWYATLSMFLLLAAIFSFIDKWHSRKQKLDKT is encoded by the coding sequence CAAGCAATTGAAAACTTCATCGGGCATGCTGGATTTTGGGCGCCTTTACTATTCGTTTTGCTTCATTTGATCCGGCCGCTCCTGTTCCTTCCGGTCATCGCCGTATGCATCGCCGGCGGATATCTTTTCGGTTTTTTCCAAGGCGCCCTGCTGTCCTTCATCGGATTGACTTTGATGAGCTATGTTTCCTATATGCTGATCAATGAGTTCCCGCGTTTCCGCGCCAAGCTCGCTGCCTTGAAGGACAAGTGGTTTCCGGACCGCAACCTGAGCGTCTCGCAAGTGATGATCTTGCGGGTGATGCCCTTTGTCCATTTTCACTTGCTGTCGTTCTATTTGATGGAAATGACCAACACACGCCGCGAATACATGTACTATTCCGCATTGGGCTTGATTGCGCCCGCTATTTTATATACTGCGTTCGGCAAAGCCATCTCGGAATTCCCCTGGTATGCGACACTGAGCATGTTCCTGCTGCTCGCCGCGATTTTCAGCTTTATCGATAAATGGCATAGCCGCAAGCAGAAATTGGATAAGACCTGA
- a CDS encoding 3-hydroxybutyrate dehydrogenase has product MVDNKVVLITGAASGIGYEISVDFAKDGAKIVLTDINEEAVQQAADELKGQGFDCIGIKCDVTSEEEIKAAIDKTVETFGSLDVLINNAGMQHVSPIEEFPTEKYELLVKIMLVAPFVATKHAFPIMKEQGSGRIINMASINGLVGFAGKAAYNSAKHGVIGLTKVAALEGAEHGITVNAMCPGYVDTPLVRNQLGDLAKTRNVSLEKVLEEVIYPLVPQKRLLSVQEISDYTMFLASDKARGITGQAAVLDGGYTAQ; this is encoded by the coding sequence ATGGTAGATAACAAAGTGGTATTGATCACCGGCGCCGCAAGCGGCATCGGCTATGAAATCAGCGTGGACTTTGCCAAAGACGGCGCAAAGATCGTGCTGACCGATATTAACGAGGAAGCGGTGCAACAAGCAGCGGATGAGTTGAAAGGGCAGGGATTTGATTGCATTGGCATCAAATGTGATGTCACGAGCGAAGAGGAAATCAAAGCAGCCATCGATAAAACTGTGGAAACGTTCGGTTCTCTCGATGTGCTGATCAATAATGCAGGAATGCAACACGTCTCGCCAATCGAAGAATTCCCGACCGAGAAATATGAATTGCTGGTCAAGATCATGCTCGTGGCACCGTTCGTAGCGACCAAGCACGCGTTTCCGATCATGAAGGAGCAAGGATCGGGGCGCATCATCAATATGGCGTCGATCAACGGGCTAGTCGGATTTGCAGGCAAAGCCGCTTATAACAGCGCCAAGCACGGCGTCATCGGCTTGACGAAAGTCGCGGCATTAGAAGGCGCAGAGCATGGCATCACTGTCAATGCGATGTGCCCGGGATACGTCGATACACCGCTCGTGCGCAATCAGCTAGGCGATCTGGCGAAAACCCGTAATGTCTCGCTGGAAAAAGTCCTGGAAGAAGTCATCTATCCGTTGGTTCCGCAGAAACGCTTGTTGTCGGTGCAGGAAATCTCCGATTACACGATGTTCCTCGCGAGCGATAAAGCCCGAGGCATCACCGGCCAGGCAGCGGTCCTTGATGGCGGCTATACGGCACAATAA
- a CDS encoding GntP family permease: MLSMIGMIGGLILLIVLTMKGVNLLIAGPLSALFVAVLSGLPLFPQLVGEGEANLLSNYMGGFSGFITSWFPMFLLGAIFGKVMEDTGAADSVSKWLVGKFGLSKAVLAIVIACAVLTYGGVSLFVVAFSVYPMALSLFKQADLPRRFIPAALALGSVTFTMTSAGSPEIQNWIPIEYLNTSPYAGWEVSIIVAVFMALFGYWWLKRMINKAVNKGERFESRASDPQMTDRALPHPVTGLIPLLVVLAVSFIFHDSLGTSALILALLGGVITTYLLNMKYFTNLGKALTDGTIGALIAIGNTAAVVGFGGVAKAVPAFQVAVDAMTSIPGSPLIGGAVAVSVIAGLTGSASGGQVIALPLIAPHYIDMGVNTEALHRTIAISSGALDSLPHNGYVVTTIQGICGETHKAAYGAMGAVTVIVPLIGLAIAIVLFSFGLGI, encoded by the coding sequence ATGTTAAGTATGATCGGAATGATCGGTGGGCTTATCCTGTTGATCGTATTGACAATGAAGGGCGTCAACTTATTGATCGCAGGCCCATTGTCGGCACTGTTCGTCGCGGTTCTCAGTGGTTTGCCGCTGTTTCCGCAATTGGTAGGGGAAGGGGAAGCCAATTTATTATCGAACTATATGGGCGGCTTCTCCGGGTTCATCACTTCGTGGTTCCCGATGTTCTTGCTCGGGGCCATCTTCGGTAAAGTCATGGAAGATACAGGAGCGGCAGACAGCGTCTCCAAATGGCTGGTCGGGAAATTTGGCTTGTCAAAAGCGGTCTTGGCGATCGTCATTGCCTGTGCCGTATTGACTTACGGCGGGGTCAGCTTGTTTGTCGTGGCGTTTTCGGTGTACCCGATGGCACTCAGTTTGTTCAAGCAAGCGGATTTGCCACGCCGGTTCATTCCTGCAGCTTTAGCGCTTGGTTCTGTAACATTCACGATGACTTCTGCCGGATCTCCGGAGATCCAGAACTGGATCCCGATCGAGTATTTGAACACGAGCCCATATGCGGGCTGGGAAGTCAGCATCATCGTGGCGGTCTTCATGGCACTATTCGGCTATTGGTGGCTGAAGCGCATGATCAACAAAGCCGTGAATAAAGGCGAACGTTTTGAATCACGGGCATCGGATCCGCAAATGACGGACAGAGCATTGCCGCACCCGGTCACGGGCTTGATTCCATTATTGGTCGTTTTGGCGGTATCGTTCATTTTCCATGATTCGCTCGGCACTTCTGCCTTGATCCTGGCATTGCTTGGCGGTGTCATCACAACTTACCTATTGAATATGAAATATTTCACGAACCTCGGAAAAGCGCTCACGGATGGAACGATCGGCGCTTTGATCGCCATCGGAAACACGGCAGCAGTCGTCGGTTTCGGCGGCGTGGCAAAAGCAGTGCCGGCTTTCCAGGTGGCAGTCGATGCCATGACAAGCATTCCGGGAAGCCCGCTCATCGGGGGCGCGGTAGCGGTCAGTGTCATCGCCGGCCTTACAGGGTCCGCTTCCGGCGGGCAGGTCATCGCACTGCCATTGATTGCGCCTCATTACATTGACATGGGCGTCAATACAGAAGCCCTTCACCGGACCATTGCGATTTCTTCGGGGGCGCTTGATTCATTGCCGCATAACGGCTATGTCGTCACGACCATCCAAGGGATTTGCGGCGAGACCCATAAAGCAGCATACGGCGCCATGGGGGCAGTGACGGTGATCGTTCCATTGATCGGATTGGCGATCGCGATCGTGCTGTTCAGCTTCGGGCTAGGCATTTAA